The following is a genomic window from uncultured Draconibacterium sp..
GAAAACACGCTGGAAACAGCCACTTTAAAACTCAAGCAATTGATGAACCATGTTTCCGCTGAGGAAATAGAACTGGTAAATGACTCGTCGATGGTATTAAACCAACAAGTGGCTCAGCCACAACAGCTTTTTGAACAGTATACCGCTTGGTCGCCGTATTACCGATCGATTGAAGCCAATGTGAAGGCCACAGAAAAGAGCCTTGCTTTAAGTCGTTCGGCACTGTATCCCTCAATTTATGTTAATGGCTCAATAAATACTCGTTTCTCTGAAACAATTATCGATAGTTTAGAAAATACGGTGTCTTTTGGTGATCAGTGGAAAGGCAACAAAGGCAAATACCTGGGAGCTTCTTTAAGTATCCCGCTTTTTAGCCAGTGGAGCAACCGTTCAGCGGTGAAAAAGGCAAAACTGGAACTGGAACGTGCCCAAAATAATCTTGAGGATGAACGACAAAAAATGTTTTTCGAGATGGTGAATAACCTTACCGAACTAAAAGCATTGTACAAAGAACACAGTCAGTATGTAAAGCGCACTGAGGTTGACGAGCTGGCTTTTCAGGCGGCCGAAAAGAAATTCGATCAGGGATTGATTGACATTAACGATTACTACATTGCAAAAAACCGGTTGGCAGAAGCCCAAAGTCAGGTTTTACGCTCGCGTACGCAGTGGGAGATAAAAATGAAAATTCTACAGTTTTACCGTGGACAGCGCTTTTGGGAAGTGGAAGAAAGTGCTCAGTAATCAGTTGCAGAAAGCAGAAAAATTAGTTGAAAAAAGTAAAAGACCATAGATATGGGAATGGATAAAAAAATTGAAAAGAAGAAAGGCTTAAAAGCCAAACACATTATTTGGATTGTTGGCGGATTAGCATTTGCCTTTCTGTTGTATAAAGTGGTGATGGGAAGCAGTGGTTCAGTGTTTCGTGCCGAGAAAGATAAACTGACTATAAGCTCAGTTACCGACGGCGAGTTTAACGACTACATTACCGTAATTGGCCAGGTGGAGCCTATTACAACCATTTTCCTTGATGTGGAAGAAGGCGGAAAAGTGGAAGAGATTTTGATTGAAGAAGGGGAGATGGTAAAAAAAGGCGATGTTATTCTCCGTTTGAAAAATAGCGATTTGAATACCACAATAATGAACAGTGAATCGCAATTGGCTTATCAGGCGAACGAGTTGCGAAATACCCAGATTAGCATCGAACGACAGCGAATCGAGAATCAGCGTTCAAAAATGCAGGTTGATCTTAAGGTTGTTCAGGCAGAGCGGAAATACAAACAATATGATGCTTTGTATAAAGAAGATTTAATTGCCAAAGAAGAATACTTAAAGACAAAGGAAGACTATGAACTCTCGCTAAAAGAGAAAGCATTAACGTATCAAAAATTCACACAAGACTCAATTTTTCGTGCGAACCAAATGAAGAGCATGAATGAGAGTTTGGAGAATATGAGACAAAGTTTGAAAATGGCTCGTCGAAGACTGGATAACCTGAATGTTAAAGCGCCGGAGGATGGCCAACTGGGATTATTAAATGCTGAAATTGGCGAGTCTATTTCTCGTGGGCAACGATTGGGAATGTTGCACATTTTAACTGACTTTAAGATCAATGCCCTTATCGATGAACATTATATTGATCGGGTTCGCCGTGGGTTAAGTTCTTCTTTCGATAGGGCAGGTGTTGAATACAACTTAACCGTTAAAAAGGTTTATCCTGAAGTGCGCGAAGGTCAGTTCGAAATTGACATGATCTTTGAAGGAGAAAAACCGGATAATATCCGTACTGGCCAAACATACCACACAAAATTGCAGCTGGGACAACCCGAAAAAGCGGTGCTGATTCCAAAAGGTGGTTTCTT
Proteins encoded in this region:
- a CDS encoding TolC family protein, which produces MIKKRIVLIIVLYLIIGNTVRAQVKWSLNQCISYAIENNINLKEYEILEKLSLEDAQQAKRNMLPGIDASTSAGFNFGRAEDPGKGTYINTKFFSSSFGLNSSIVVFDGFRMQNQIKYQKFRKQASEYNRLNATDDLAFNVTVAFFDVVYYKGMLEIANDQVEASKLSLKTTEKKVEVGLEAKTDLLDMRANLESEELNKIQIENTLETATLKLKQLMNHVSAEEIELVNDSSMVLNQQVAQPQQLFEQYTAWSPYYRSIEANVKATEKSLALSRSALYPSIYVNGSINTRFSETIIDSLENTVSFGDQWKGNKGKYLGASLSIPLFSQWSNRSAVKKAKLELERAQNNLEDERQKMFFEMVNNLTELKALYKEHSQYVKRTEVDELAFQAAEKKFDQGLIDINDYYIAKNRLAEAQSQVLRSRTQWEIKMKILQFYRGQRFWEVEESAQ
- a CDS encoding efflux RND transporter periplasmic adaptor subunit, encoding MDKKIEKKKGLKAKHIIWIVGGLAFAFLLYKVVMGSSGSVFRAEKDKLTISSVTDGEFNDYITVIGQVEPITTIFLDVEEGGKVEEILIEEGEMVKKGDVILRLKNSDLNTTIMNSESQLAYQANELRNTQISIERQRIENQRSKMQVDLKVVQAERKYKQYDALYKEDLIAKEEYLKTKEDYELSLKEKALTYQKFTQDSIFRANQMKSMNESLENMRQSLKMARRRLDNLNVKAPEDGQLGLLNAEIGESISRGQRLGMLHILTDFKINALIDEHYIDRVRRGLSSSFDRAGVEYNLTVKKVYPEVREGQFEIDMIFEGEKPDNIRTGQTYHTKLQLGQPEKAVLIPKGGFFQSTGGQWVYVLNANETEAEKRSIRIGKQNPQYYEVLEGLTPGEKVITSSYDLFGDNDRIVFK